The following DNA comes from Magnolia sinica isolate HGM2019 chromosome 18, MsV1, whole genome shotgun sequence.
ggattccCAAATCATGGGCCTCACATTTATGGCATCTTCCCACTTAGCAGACTGCACATTTGCTGAGTCTCAGAACCAGATAATTCATCTTAATTCTATTTATTAATATTCTATTGATccattccattttctttttcttctataaTCTGGTTCTACTGGATATTTTCCTTAATTTATAGGGAAGTAATATGggatgtttttttttctctctaattTCAAATATACTGGATCTTGCAGCCTGGACCTCGGGCTGGACCGATTCAATGCTATATCAAGAGGAATAAGGCCACTTCTACGTACCAACTCTACTTGGGTCTTAATCCTGGTATGCCTTTCTTGAATTGTCATCAACTATtgtttgcatgttttatttttctcCCTCCCTTGCTTGCAGAAACCGAGCTTCCTAACATTCCCAGCATATTCTCTAGTCTCTACAAGTGTTTGGAAGGTGAATTTTATTTAGTTGTAGAAATACTGTTAATACATCGGTCAGTTTCCTGTTATTCTTGTGTTTGACAAGAGGGTCTAGCCAAGCTGCACTAACCTGTAACTTTTCTTTGGGAAACGATTATGTGAACCGAAAGTTTGTCCATACCTCTCTCCCACCAACCAATAATGGTGGGTATATTAACATATGTTTCAAAATTGGTGTTTGAAAGTTTGCATTTGGAATGATTGTGAGATTCCTGGGCCAGCCAGCCATCTTTTAATGGTATGAGATAATGTGTGCTCCCTGTGCTCATTGTAATCGAGGTCATGCTCTTTTTATATAACTAATCAAACTTAATTTTAGAACAAGACCCTACGATCAAATATTAGATTGGTCAGACTTAAATGTTTGCTGtgaggattagggtttggttggaAGTACTTCAAGAAACGTGTTTGTGAGATTGTTTGGGCAGAAGATCTGGGAATGAGTAACTCACCCATTCAGGTTTGTTTTTCCATGCCACCCAAAGTGCTCTGTAAGTTACAAAAGAGGTCGACCTCCTGATGTATTCAACTAAATATCCAATTGGGCATACTTCCATACCTTTCATGGTATTTACTGCATCTCCCAAAGAAAGGGAAAGTGGACTTTCAGTTTACAATTTAGGGCTTTGGACAACCAACTTTTGAGGTGGCTTCATTTATTAGGTCCAGAGTTACAATTTTGGACTACAACAGCATTTGAGGCCATCATATCCAAGTTTGCTAGGTTAGTGGGAGTGAGATCTAATGTAACCCTAGGGATGATATCAAACTAGAAGCACAAAGATCCTGATATCTACCATCTTTCGCTATTGATTCCGTCTCTATATGCTGCAACATATCTCCAATCAACTCAAGAATTGGCAAGAAATGCAATAACGGTAAGGAAAAGGATAAAGacttgtttggtagacacctaagaATGAGTttgtctcattttagttaaccataagtatgtattagagatcatatttctttttagtaaagataaaaaataatcttgataaccaactATCATCATCTCTAATATACAATTACATTTAACTAAAGTGAGAGGTATCTACCAAAAATGTCTTAGGAATGCAGGATTgctccaggaaaaaaaaaaaaaaaaaccaatggagTGATTGAGGGGTGAGGGGAGGGGGCTTTTGAGCCCCACTGCAAGTAACAAGTATAAACTGTTAAAGAACCTCAGTCTATTGATAATAAAGTGTATCACGCCTCATATCTACAGTCTTGGACTTTGTAGGGTTATTCTTATCTGCATCATTATAGGACCTGAAATTTGGCATATCTTTGGGGATAGCTTTTGATTTAGTTCGCATGGTCTTGTACCTTTGCCTGGTTCATCATCGTTGAACttgccttttcttttcctttgatacTCCATTGTGTTTCTCCTTGTTCGTGTTAACTTGGAACACTCATTAATATGTAAATTGCTGCAATAGAGGTGTTTCTGGAAGAACATAGACTTGAGTTTGTTCATGCCTGCTGAGTCCACAACCAAATTCACAAACAATACCAGATAATGCAGATGTGATATGTTCTTGGCCTGATGCTTGTCTAGCATTTGCTGTGCATCATATGATACTTGAAAACCAAATGGGCTTTTGGTTCTCTGAGCAACTATCCAGGTGGAGCGCACCTTTAGTGATCTGGACCTTTCATCTGGTGGGTTGTCTGCCTCAAATAGTACATATACCCTTTGATATTAATCTAGTTGATGACAATGGATGGTTCATGAGCCCTAATCCAATATCAATAAAGAAACAGTTCACAGTTGACAAGAAAAAGAAATATACCAATTGTGTGATGGGATCTTCTGGTAACCAATAGTTCCAGGGCATGACTTATTCAGTTGGTTCCCACCGGATAACAGCTTGGAGAACAAAAAATGCAGGTGCACCTTAGCTGTTTGATCTAATAATGTAGTTGATTTTTGATTGAGCATTGTATATTCTCTCATGTTAACGTGAAATCTGTATAGTGTTGCTAATGAGTCCTTAATAACACTGTCCAGTCATTCCTTTATTAATGCAGGCATTTACAATTCATTCATCGATTATACTCTGCTCTGCTTCTATCATTTATTCTATGTATGTTCTTTGAATCAATCTTACTTCCATCCAAAAACATACATATAAATTTAAGGAAGTTTGAGACTTTGGTTTGAATTTATTGTGTAAATTTTAGATATGTTTCCTTGGACAGTGTTATAAATTCtttagaaaaacaaagaaaaagaaaactagttGTCAGTTTCAGACATGGAAACGAGCAACTCGTGCGTACAATCATTTTGTAAGGTGAACTGAATTCCAGCATCCCTTAACCatgtcttttctcttcttttgttCCTAGCCTGGTTTTACTTGGCCAAAATATCCCCTTTTGAATCatgggcttcttcttcttcttcttcttctttttccttctctgAAATTCATTGGCATTCATCATTGCTTATTTCATATGCTCCCCAGAATGGTTTCATTCTGTTCTTCCATCCTCTGTATCATCTCTAGAAGTTTCTACCTTCCACAGATCATTCTTGGACACCAACTCCACTTTCCTGGTCCATTTCCCGTGTGCTTCTAGTAACTATTGGATATCGTCATTTAGTAGGGCTAAATTTCATGTTATGGAGTGGGCGATTGCTTCGAAGGCGATTGCTCATTTTCTGATTTCTTGGCTCGAATTGTAACTttcttttggggttttttttggcATTGTAATCTTTGGTTGCGGCCTTTCTCAAtaaaatcactattgttttttaaaaaaaaaaaaaacctattgtaTATTGCCAGTAGTCTGTGCCATGTACAGGTGCATGTGCTGTCTTTGAAACTTTAATTTAATTGAGATCGTATGACAACTGTGTCATTCTCATGGTCTTGCCATTCAACCAAGGGTGGCTTTTATGTTGACTGTTGAAATATGGTTAATTGTTGAGAACCAGCCAACAGAAAGGAAATTCAAGGGCCCGCAGCATTACAAAAGAGATGCATTGGTAAATGTTTCAAGATGTAATTGTACATATAACATGTGTACATTGCTGTAACCCTCCAGACCTCTGAGCTTATGTCCCAATGACTTTGGGCGTGATTCTTTGACATATATAATCTTGGCATGATTCTTTTACATATATAATCTTAGGGGCCTCAGCATTATTTCAGGAACCAGTGTTGTGTTCTTCTGGTAGACAACAATGTAAATATCTGCTGATGAGTGGGAGGTTTACTTCTAGTTTTGGAGTTTGTATGCCATTTCTGATGGACTTGTTTGAGGCCTTggacattgagtctagctattgTATAATAGTGGCGAACCACTATCTTTTCCACATTTCGCATGGTGAAGAACGATTAGCGTGTTTCTGAATTACTGAGAACAATAATACTTGGCACTGATGCATTGATGTTTACCTATTGTAATTATTTCTGCTATGATGTTTGGCGCTGATGTTATATATTTGGCTGTAGACAACGGAAAGTTTCTTCTTGCTGCTCGAAAGATCAGGCACCCAACACGTGCGGAGTACATTATATCTTTGGATGCTGAAGACATATCTCGGAGTAGCGTCAGTTACATGGGAAAACTAAGGTAAGAGCCACCCATTTTGCACCTAAACCAAGTGAATTCTTCTAGCATGCATCCTTGACGAGCATGTATGGGATTTGCACATTCGAAATCATAGGtggcacttgcatgcatgtgtcaACATGTCTCAAATGCAGGTAACTTGGAGGGGGTGGGGCAAGGTCTGCTCTATTCATTAGGTTGGCCACCTGTACATTGGATGCGGTATCGGATAAATGCCCATCTTTGCAGTGCATGTCTCCACCTAATGAGTGGCCCGGGGCTGGGACATTTTCTACCCGTGTTTGACTCTGcctaatgaatggcctggatcccaTGCATGTGCCATGTTGGCCCTGTTCTGTGAGTCCCTTCAACAGGCTCAGTCATTACTAAACATTTGTTGTGCTAAACAAATCATTCTTCTGTTGTTCCTGTCTGCTCAGGTCTAACTTTTTGGGCACCAAATTCGCCATCTACGACAGCCAACCACCTTACCGCGGAGCCGTGACATCGACAGGCCGCTCCAGCCGGCGATTCTACAGCAGGAAAGTATCACCAAAGGTGCCTTCTGGGAGCTATGGCATTGCCCACATTGCTTACGAGCTCAACATGCTTGGCACCCGTGGTCCCCGCCGCATGCGCTGCACcatgcactccattcctgcatctGCCCTCGAACCCAACGGCACCGTCCCATGCTACTCGGACCTCCCTCGTTCCTTGGAGGATTCCTTTTCTGGCATTTCTCTCTCACAACCCCTAGACCACTCTGCTGCAGACCTTAAATCAATCGACTCTTCCAGGTTTTCTAGCACCCGTTTCACAGAAGTCTCAGTTGACGTTGCTGGGAAGGACGGCCCGCTGATTCTGAAGAACAAGGCACCAAGGTGGCATGAGCAGCTCCAGTGCTGGTGCCTCAACTTCCGCGGACGAGTGACAGTCGCTTCTGTGAAGAACTTCCAGCTGATAGCTGCTTCGGGCGGGGGAGAGACAGCAGACAATGCTGGTGCAGGGACGTCCCAGGCAGGGTCAAGTGAGCATGACAAGATCATCCTCCAGTTTGGTAAGATCGGCAAGGATTTGTTCACAATGGATTACCGGTACCCATTGTCTGCTTTTCAGGCATTCGGCATATGCATGAgcagctttgataccaaactggcATGTGAATGATAGAGACAATCACTAGTGGTGGTTATTCGCTGTCGCTATTTCTGCATTTTAGctgttttgttgttgtttgtttttTGCCGTTTCTGTTGTTTTTATTGTCATGGTCATCATCGTTGTTTATAACATTGAAGTTCGATTGGCTATGTTGAGGGCTACACATCAAGGTGACATAGCTGCTGCTGCGAGAAAGCCATGACCTTTGATGAATATTGTATCTTGTAGTTGTGGTTGTATAATCAATCTTTgtcagaaaacagtgggaatggtTGTCAATGTATCTTCTGAGAGATCTCATTTATGTGGTTTGATTCCTCTGACTCGTTAATTTCCTTTTCAGGAATGGATCCAGTGGCCGACGCCCTGGTGAGAAAGACGAGCATCTTGTGTCTCTTATCATCTTTCATCTTCTCTTCTCGTATTCTCCTACCCTAGTGAGCTTTCTCACCGGCAAAATGCCCAAAGCACCATATCTTTTCAAAGATTGGATGGTGATAGAGACTCTGGGATATATCAATGTCACCATGTCATCTTAGATTGAATGGTGATGGGGGCCATCCGGAAGTCGAAAAGTTGCGCTGATTGGCTGGCGGTGTCCAGATCTCTATTTGGTGGACTCCAAAAGGTGAAGCAAGAAACTGAAAACTCCCTTGTTCTCAACTCATGCTTGAAAGAGTAATGATTTCAAGAGCGGTTTGAGGTCTAGAGCAATAGCCTACTCAAATTGTGGAATGTACCTAGTGCGCATTTGCATTTCCAATCAAACGGTGGATGGCCCACTCATTTCAACTGTTCTTAAGAAATTCGTGAGTGGAATGATGATTCCAGAGGCAGCAGGTACGATGGAAAAGCAACAACCCACTCAAATGTGTAATGAACACGCCTCCACGAATTTCCCACTGCAAATTAGCCAATGATACAGGTGGGCCCGCTCATGGTCGGCAGGGTATTTCCCATTGCAAATTAGCCAATGATGCAAGTGGATCCTTCGATTGGAAGGGTTCCGTCATGTGATATGAAATCACCTCGACCAGATGACCAACAATAATGGTCTGCAAAATGGATGGTAagataattttctttttaattattttttattacttttcacTGCCATTTTTCATGTCTTGAGGTGGATCGCTTTGATCATCCGATGACAATGAGTTTTAGAACTCATTCCTCTCCCCTATCAAATGGCTATGGGCGGATCATAGATGAGCCTGCCAAGGAGAGTGCGAGGACCTTGTAAATCATCAGAATTTTTTCCCTATAAATTGGTTTCACTCACTATTTTAGTTTtgatcatccatttggtgggccatttatTGGATAGGAGTGATTGATCAGTTCGTTTCTGCATTTATGCTCACTCTGGAGAGCTCTACATCAGTCCCACGTGTGGAAGATGagttgtcatcatcatctaacatATTAAAAGATAGTGACTTTGGGGACATGAATCTACCCATGCAGCACGCCTCTTTCAATTCAAACTATAAACATGGGAGTTGGTACAACTGAGACAAAGACACCTCTCTCCGGACTCGGATTGCTTAGCCTAGTTTGCTGCTgtaaaagctctatgggccccaccatgatttatgtgttttatccacaccatccatccattttgccctctcattttagtgcatgagccaaaaatgaggcagatccaaatcttatttggaccacaccgcaggaaacagtggtgattgaatgcgctcaccgtttaaaaattcctggggccactgtaatgtttatttgccatccaacctgttggttagGTTACACAGACATGGTTGaaaggaaaacacgaatatcagcttcattcaaaacctttgtagcccccatgaagtttttaatggtgggcattccatcTCGACTGTTTCATGTCCACGTGGCATGGTAACTTCTTAATCAATACCATCCATTTAGTTAGTTTACCCTACTCGATGGCGCGTGGCTGAAACCAAATATAgattgaatggttcagatcatctgatTGGTGACCTTTGAAAGAACAAAAGTTATTAGCCGTCAACATTCAGTGGGGaaatgtgatgtttgtttgcTAAATGCAATTTTTGAAGTACCTGCACCAAGTATCCTCTCAAAACCTGTTATTTTCATGGTCCAGATCGATGAATCATCTTACCATCTGTCCTGCCGAGAGTATGGGCTCCACCATATTCAGCTTTGACCTTTTCTGCTATATCCTGCCGAGAGATGGGTTCCCACCATATTCAGATTAGACCTGTTCTGCTATCTCATTAGCACGCCTTGCATAGAGATATCCATCAATCAGGTCCATCCATATATTTGAACCCTAGCAAATAGCATAGAGATGCATCGATAAGGTCCATCCATATATTGCACAATAGGTAGTGGTGTATGTATAAAAATCACATCTGCATGGACCTGATTGATCATTACATACCATGGATGTTGTCTTTTTACATGTGCACCATCAAGTGGTTTCTTACTAGTTCTTTAATGAATGTAAAACCAACAAAGGGTGTCTACTCCTTTATAAAGTGCTTCCCCCCATGAGGGGATCCATTATAGAGAATCATGCCCTCCACATACACATGCAAGGTGTCCCACCGCCGGCTTCGAAAATTTTGGACCACTCATTTTCCATGAACTTGGTGGTAAGAACTAGTGTCTTTGGCAACAAATGAATGGGAGGTCCACTAGAAGCAACGTTTTCAGATCATTGGCCAAGATCTTTATGCGCCATTTCGGGCCACACATGGAATGAAAAAGGAGATAGAAAATTTGAGACCAGAGATGGTGTCGGTGGAGTATAAGGGATTAGCAAAAAAAAAAGTCCCTTGTTCATCATTTGCAATGGTATACTTTAAGAGGGGCTAATAAAGTTAGCTGCTTGTCTTGCAAATGAAGGGTgattaatgaaatttggtaggcaATCACTAATAGATAAACCACTGTATTGATGACCAgaagataagtgggccccacatgctttcGCCTTTGTAGGAAGTCATGTTATCCGGTTGGGTCCAATTTCCTATTGCCGAGATCGATCTTATTAAGATGGTGATTAGGTTACTTAGGTAAAGATCCAACAAACCTTTGGGGTAACAAATGTGCAGAAGAATGTAATCCTGTTTGGACTTGCTGAGATGTATACTTAAAATGCGGTTTCCATGGAAAGAACATTTCTGTTTTGCTTTTGTAAATCTTTAGGAGATCCAATTTCATCCCTCCTGTTTCCTGAAATATGCTCATTTTCCATTCTGCACTCATATATAAAAAATGTAATTTCTGAGAAATTGGGGTGAAAGGAGAAGAAACAATTAATCCCTATAAAGTGCCCTACATGGCTACATGTACCACGTGTCCCTGCCCACACGTGCACAGGTGTTATTATCAATATCCAAGtgctccacatgtgccaatgtgccacatgtgcatcATATCCAGGCCTTACCCTAGGATGGCCCACCTTGGGTTGTATGGGAGCTGAGCTTAAGGAACCATTCAGATGCACCCTCAAAAGATGCGATTGATGCCTAAACATCATTTTGAGCCAAGCCCCTTTTTCGTGTGTTGTTCATTTGGATACACTTTCACAAACCTTGTTTAATTCCCCACTCATTGAAAAAGGCACTAAAAAGCCCACTCGCCAAAAACCAATTGAAtcagtttttgaaaatcaactgaCAAAGTCTTTATGGACTTGCTTTTGCAAgaaaacccttttgcagaagttGCGTCCAAACAGGCCGTAAAGGTCCATGGGATAATCCTAGGATTCATAACACTTGCATGTTCTACAGACTACTAACAATCTAGTGCTTGAGATCCTTTTGTGACTATAAGAAAATACTTGCATGTCCTGTTTGAGATTATGAAGATTTGACAGTTTCTTGCAAAGGAATGATGTTTGGCCCTCAAACTTCATAAGAAGAACAGTAGGCAATCAAAAGAAAATATATTTAGCCTTCACAAACTTTCGAACCTGGGTAGGAGAACACTCGTACCGCATTTCTATAGCTTAATTCCGCAAGTTCTTCCTCCGGCATCTCGATGAGGGATGCAACATAATGCAGTACCTGAAAATAGATTCTCTTGTTATTGTTTGCATGGAAAAGATGTTGGAAGTTCAAAgcagaaaaaatagaaaataaaatctcTGATCTTTCAGAGTGGCAGCTTATATTGTTTCAGAGAaatgctttttgtttttttgtttttgtttttgtttttgtttttgaaagCTGATGCAATTTATTAGGGCCCAAggcaaagaaagaaaaggaaacaaacacaacaaaagagaaataaaaaagagaagaaaacaagGAAACAGAAGCCCCAATTCAAATCCAAACAGAACAAAACATCAACACACACTCAAACAACATGGTAAATACCCAACAGAGAAGGGGGCATCCCATTCGAAGAGATTTGCTAGTTCCCAAAGACAGTTGTTTCTCTCCAACCAAAGCGACCAGAGGGAAGCCAAAAGGGCGAGCCTCCATTTCCAAGTGGGGAAGCATCTACCCAAATCACCGTGCCAGGAATAAAACTAATGGGTCTAAATTTTTTTAGACAATCCATACCATAACTCTTGGGGATATGAGCCAGAAAGGTGCAGTCCAGCTCCGAGGACAATCGAGCAAAGTCAAAGAACACCACTGTAACaacccgtacttttcagtactctaGTGTTACCATTTATATTAAATCTAGCACAAGCGTGGGTGGGAACATGCGTAGCATACATTAGACATCACCacccaacaatttaaaatccgtCCATCTTGACAAATTGAATTGGACCGCGACGACAATGGACGCTTAAATGTCGAGATCGGTTTATGAATACAATTATACATCAATCTAACTGTCTAGGACACTGTTCACCCATATTTCGAGTCATCCAACCAATTGATTTTTCAGATGGACCCTTACGTTAATAGggaaacctattttcatattgCTATCTCCTGAATAGGTAAATCTAATAATCTACCTTAGATCTAGAAGTCCGTATCACGAGACCCCCCGCTGCTCATCGTACCCTCAATGTTCCGTCGATCAATCTAACACTTCATTCCTCTAATCCATCCATCGATTATAGAAATCGACCTTTAGGTTGTAATTAGACGACCCTGGAAACTGTTAAAACCGTTCAATGGAAGACCCTGACCTTATTAAAGGGGACCCAACTTACCAAACCTATCTATCATTAGGCTTACAACACCTAAGTTAACAATCCACTACTTGCCCACCCTCATCCCAACTTTTTATGACTAAATATATGGTTAGGACTCACCTAAATAGGCCCTGGGAACCTATAAACGGGTGATGATCAAATTAGGTAACGATCTGACCATCAAAATAATGCTTATCAACAAATCGAATCAAGATCActtgatgtgacccacctgaacaTTTGAACTACCTGATCTTTAGGCAAGGGTACCGATTTGGGTCGTCCAAAGTGACTGGATGGGGAGGATTTCAcctaaacatcattgtgggccccacacatggtgcATGTGTAAGCCAACAAGTGTGCAGCTGCGACCACAAATCCCAGTTAAGTCAAGTTTGACCCGCTGACCCGAGCAAAAGAAGAgaattcttcttttctctctccttcccgCTAGTGACGAACTGGGTTCGTCCGtttgaatgtgggcccaccatatgaaatTGGATCaatgatccgaactgtccatcgGGTCCGCACGAAAAATATGACCAGAACCCAGCTCTTCATGCCCATTACAGTAAACACGTGTGACCACAACCACCAGCACAAATCGGGTTGTGCggctagaattttcaaaaacgAAAACCGTTCCGCCTTTTTGCTGTGAGGCTGGCTAACCGCGTGCGGGATTCCCTCAATCTCAGCCCTTCGTGCGGAAACATCCCAGCCCTCCATTCTCTCCGTTCTCTAGGGCTTTCTTTACAACAAAAGAGCCGCGGCCGCTTATTGCACTCAAACCATTAGGGAAGTTAATGACCAcccaaaatgtggaccccacaacgaTCAACGGACACATCCAGTCCGTTTAGAAGCATTGGATCATAGGATAAGGCCGTGGAGGAGAATCTGCCATGGGTGGCCATATCATCTCCTCCGCCCGACCGTAAAACCCACCACTGTGTAATGGGCCTTATTTCGCGATCCGAGGCCTTCACTTGGTAGGCCAGGCCATCAAAAACATATTCATTGTATTACGTTGTTAGCAGACAAACAGGATTCGATTAGATCAACTCAAACCAGCATCTTAACTCAACAACTAATCCCGAATTAGTTACATCCGAAAGTTTTAGAAAGGCTTTCGAGAGCTATAAAAGCCCTCTTTCTATTTTGGGTAGTCGGCCCTAAaaatccgagagagagagagagagagagagagagagagagagagagcatggagcGGCTCTAAGTTGTGCCGCACCCACCCATCCAAGTCGTGGCCGAGTCGTAGCAGAGCCAGGCTCCATTTGGATGCGGAAGATGAGCAGacgaagaaaggaaggagagaagaagaaggtgaagaagaaaagaaagagagaaagaagcaggGGCGTGGGATATGAGCTGCTGGCTGTTGCCACCATGCCGCACTAAGACTCGACCCGAGTTGTCGAGTTTGGGTTGAGTCCAGATACTCCTGGACTTTCGAGAagcaaagaaaaggagaagagaaagggagaggatAGAAGAGACagaaagaaatggagaagaaggaagaggaagagcgAGAAGATGGAGGGAGAGATAGCGCCCCTGTTACACGGTGTATGCGGACTCGATGACGAGTCGGGCTGAGTCCAGCACCTCATTTGGGGGTTTTTCTAACAGAAATCAGAGCTCGAGATTGGTTGCTACAATTTCTCTGCACCCTCAGGTATCACAAATCAGTCTCAACTGGTTGTCTTGATATTGCACTCAACTCGTTATCGAATTATCTCTGCGAACACCCGACCGAGTCAAAGTACGTATTACCTCCAGAGCTCCACGGTTGAAatcagccaaacaggccctagagaTAACACAAAACCCCTGAGTTGAAATAACCTAGAAGTTGTAAATGGGCTCCATCATCctctcatttttaccattagtaactagattgagttgactcagtgctAACTTGTTGAATCAGTGCATCTAGGAATGCATTTAACGGGCTACACTGAGGGTTAATCATACCTCATCCACCCTCCAACGGATGAGAACAATCACCGTTCAGATATAAAAACTGACACCTACTTGGTTGTGAGTTGACTCATTCAGTTcccaactgagttgactcggttgtgACTCACAAATGTCTTGTGAcattttatccaagtacaaccaGCAACTATCTATCCTGGAAGACATACTTCCCTTCAACAAACCCCGACAAGTGAGTAGAAGTGGAGATTTATGTAAACATTAGGCTATAGGTAAGTAGGATTGGAAATCTAAACTTACACTTGCTTGGATTTTAGGATCCTGACATTCACCCGTAGGAGCATTTC
Coding sequences within:
- the LOC131232501 gene encoding tubby-like F-box protein 14 produces the protein MPLKGLVRDVRDGLSRSFSRRSFDFRGSRRFRSASANRFDFDAVEINGGGSGGDQGCWASLPPELLRDVVKRLEASESTWPARKHVVACAAVCRSWRHMCKEIVGAPEISAKLTFPISLKQPGPRAGPIQCYIKRNKATSTYQLYLGLNPDNGKFLLAARKIRHPTRAEYIISLDAEDISRSSVSYMGKLRSNFLGTKFAIYDSQPPYRGAVTSTGRSSRRFYSRKVSPKVPSGSYGIAHIAYELNMLGTRGPRRMRCTMHSIPASALEPNGTVPCYSDLPRSLEDSFSGISLSQPLDHSAADLKSIDSSRFSSTRFTEVSVDVAGKDGPLILKNKAPRWHEQLQCWCLNFRGRVTVASVKNFQLIAASGGGETADNAGAGTSQAGSSEHDKIILQFGKIGKDLFTMDYRYPLSAFQAFGICMSSFDTKLACE